GCGATCAGACAAGCCCCTTGCCGGCGTCCGAGCCCTTGGCCGCCTGCCGCTTGTTGAGCATGTGGATGGTGCCGAGCGCAAGGGTGATCACCGTGAATGAGACGGCCGAGATCACGGTGCCGAGCGCATAGATATCGGGGTTCGTCACGGTGGTGGTGAGGCCCTGGAGATCGAGCGGCAATGTATTCACGGCCCCGATCGCTTGGCTGGAGCGGGCGAGCTCGTCCCATGACAGCGTGAAGCCGAACAGGCCGATGCCGATCACCGATGGCAGGATGATCGGCAGCACGACGTGACGGAATGTCTGCCACGGTGTCGCACCAAGATCGCGCGCGGCTTCTTCGAGGCGCGGGTCAAAGCGGTTGAAGATCGCGAACATGATCAAAAGGCCAAACGGCAGTGTCCAGGTCAAATGTGCGCCAAGCCCGGAGGTGAGCAGGCCCATCGAGGTCTCGAAGTTCTCGTTCCAATGCGCCTTGATCAGATCGTCGATGATGCGGAATTCGAGGGAGATGCCGAGCGAGGTGATGATCGAGGGCACGATCAGGCTCGCGATCGCCGAGTAGAACAGGATGCTTTGCGCCTTGAACTTACGGCGGAAGGCCATGCCGGCGGCGACCGACAGCACGACGGTGACGATCATCACGATCACGCCCAGCAGCAGTGAGCGGCGGAAGGCCGCGCCGAGATCGACGATGCCGGTGCCCTGGAACAGTTTTGCGATCCAGAAGGTCGACACGCCATTCATCGGGAAGGTGAGGCCGCCCTGCGGGCCCTGGAACGACAGCACGTAGATCGCGATCATCGGGCCGTAGAGAAACAGCACATAGGCCGCGAAGAAGATCGCGAGCACGTAGAAAGAGCGCGGGCGTCCCTCCTTCATGCTCTACAGCTCCTTCTTGATGTCGACGATGCGTGACATCATGGTGATGATCAGGAAGGTGATGGCGAGCAGGATCACGGCGTTGGCCGCTGCTGCGGGGAACTGCAGCGCGTTGACCCGCGTCTCGATGATCTTGCCGGCGGCGGCGATCTGCTGGCCGCCCATCACGCCGATGGTGATGAAGTCGCCCATCACGATGGTGATGACGAAGATCGAGCCGATCACGATGCCGGGCTTGGCGAGCGGAATGATGACGTTGACCAGCGTCTGGAAGCCGGTCGCGCCGGCGTCATAGGCGGCTTCGATCAGCGATTTGTCGATACGCACCATCGAGTTGAAGATCGGCACCACCATGAAGAAGGTGAAGAGATGCACCAGCGCCAGCACTACGGAGAATTCGGAAAACAGCAGCCATTCCACGGGATGGTTGATTAGGCCCGTTTTGACGAGGCCGGAATTGACGAGGCCGTTGCGGCCCAGCAGCGGAATCCAGGCGATCATGCGGATCACGTTGGAGGTCCAGAACGGGATCGTACAGAGCAGCGACAATCCCATCTGCCAGGTCTTCGACTTGACGTGGAAGGCGAGGAAGTAGGCGACCCAGAAGCCGATGAAGAGCGTGATCGCCCAGACCATGAAGCAGAGCTTGAGTGTCTTCAGATAGGTCTTGCCGATCGTGCAGAGATCGGGGAGTTGCGCGATGCAGCCTTCGAACGTGTCGGTGTAGCCGCGGCCTGAGAAGGCCGGCAGCAATTGGTATTCGTTGTAGTCCCAGAACGAGACGATGACGACGAACACCAGCGGAATGAGGAAGAAGGCGAGAAACACCAGCATCATCGGCCCGGCCTGAAGCCAGGAGATGAAGGAGGGCGACAGGCGCGTCACTTTCGCGGCGCGTGCTGTGCCCGACCCCGGGATCAAGCCCGGGGTCACCTGTTGCAGGACTTCTTCCGACATGTCGATTACGCCGCGATGAACTCGTTCCACTTGCGGACCATGTAGTCGTTCTCGTCCATCACGGCGTTCCAGCACGCGACGCCGCCCATGCGGTCCTCATAGGAGCCGCCGTCGCGCACGGAGCCGGCCTTCTCCAGCAGCGAGCCGTCGGGCGCCTTGATGTCCTTCTCGGCCGGCTTGCCTTCCATCCAGTAAGCCCACTCGTAGGGCTGCATGTGGGCTTTCGCGGTCGAGAGCACGGCGGAGTAGTAGCCCTGGCGGTTGAGATACGCGCCGGCATAGCCGGACAGGAACCAGTTCACGAACTCATAGGCCCATTCGAGCTTGGGGCCCGAGACTCCCTTGGAGACGCAGAAGCCCGAGGCCCAGGAGCGATAGCCTTCCTTGAGCGGCTGGAAGGTGCAGGCAATCCCCATCGAGCGAACCTTCGTCACCGCAGGCGACCACATCGACTGGATCACGGTCTCGCCCGAGGCCATCAGATTGACGCTCTCGTTGAAGTCCTTCCAGAAGGCACGGAACTGGCCGGCCTTCTTGGCCTCGGTCATCGCCTTCATGGTGAGATCGATCTCTTCCTTGGTCATGTTGCCCTTGTCGGCGTATTTGTATTTGCCGGAGGCTTCCACGACCATCGCGGCGTCCATGATGCCGATCGAGGGGATATTAAGGATCGAGGCCTTGCCCTTGAATTCAGGATTGAGCAGCTCGGACCACGAGCTGATGGGACGTTTGATCAGGTCGGGGCGGATGCCGAGCGTGTCGGCGTTGTAGACCGTCGGGATCAGCGTCACGAATTCGGTCGCCGAGGTCGCGAACTTCTTGGAGTCCTTGCCTTCGAGATAGAGCACCTTCCAGGGCGCGGTGCCCTGGCCGCCGATCTTCTTGCCGTGGGGCGTCTCGCCCTTGGTGAAGACGGGCGTAATGTTGTCGAATTCCTTGATCTTCCTGGCGTCGAGGGCGAGGATGTTGCCCGACGGCACGATCTTCTTCAGCGAGAAATATTCGGTGTCCAGCACGTCGAAGGAATTCGGCTGGGTCATCACGCGCTTGGTGACGTCGTCGGTGGTCGCGGTGATGTATTCGATCTTGATGCCGGTGTCCTTCAGGCACTGCTTGGAGATGTCGTCGCCCTCGTTCACGGCGGTGCCGAGATAGCGCAGCACCTTCGTTTCCGCCGATTTCACATAGGGAAAGCCGGTAATGGCGCCGGAGCCGGCGGCAAGGCCGGCGAGTCCAGCGGTGCCCTTGAGCAGCGTGCGGCGGCTGACGCCCTTCGTCCTGGTGGTCTCGGTCATATCAGTCACTCCTCTGTTGCGCATTCCAGTGATCGATCGGCGCTATTGCAGGCGTTGCGCCTTAGCGGGATCCCAGGTGGCCAGCACGCGATCGCCCGGACGGAACGGATGGACGTCGAAGGTGGCCTCGGGAACGTGGGAGAACAGGGCGGTGCCGTCCTCGAGCGTGAGCGAGACAGCGATGTAGGAGCCCTGGTACTCGGTCTGGGTCAAAAGAGCCGGTGCGCCAAACGCGCCGTCGGCGAACGGCACGATGCCGAGCTGGTCGGCACGCACGGCGATGAGGCTGCCGGCATCGCTCAGCACATTGTGACCGCCGATGAAGCGCGCCACGAACTCGGTGCGGGGATGGTGGAAGATGTCGCGGGCTGAGCCCTGCTGCTCGATCCTGCCGTGGTTCATCACCACGATGTGGTCGGCCAGTGCCATCGCCTCTTCCTGGCCGTGGGTGACCTGGATGAAGCTGATGCCGAGCTCGCGCTGGAGCCGCTTCAATTCGCCGCGCATCCTGACGCGCAGGAACGGATCGAGCGCGGAAAGCGGCTCGTCGAGCAATAGGATCTGCGGCTCGGTGATCAGCGCGCGGGCGAGCGCCACGCGCTGCTGCTGGCCGCCGGAGAGTTGCGCCGGGAGACGGCCCGCATATTGGCTCATCGCGACCAGCTCGAGCAATTCGCCGGCACGCTTGTGGCGCGTCGGCTTGTCGATGCCGCGCATCTTCAAGGCGAAGGCGACATTGTCGAGCACGGTGAGGTGCGGAAACAGCGCGTAGGACTGGAACATCATCGCCGTGCCGCGTTTGGCGGGCTCGAGGTCGGTGACATTCTGCGCGCCCAGGATGATGTCGCCGGCGCTCACCGCCTCGTGGCCCGCGATCATGCGCAGGGTCGAGGTCTTGCCGCAGCCGGAGGGGCCGAGCAGGCAGCAATAGGTGCCGGCCGGGATCCTCAGGTTGACGTTATCGACCGCCAGCGTGCTGTCGTAGCGCTTGGTGACGGCGACCAGTTCGAGAGCGGCGGGAGTGGCCATGGCGTGTCCAAGGGAGGGCGATGTTTCCCGCCTCTCTCCGCAAGGTCCGTGCCAACAGCCCGCGTTCGATCAAATTTCATAAACTGTGCAGCGGAGTCAGATCGTTAGATCGAATCCGGCGCATTTGGCTGCCCGCCCGCTGTGCAGCTGTCTGCACACAAAACGGGCGACAATTGTATAAAGTTTCGCCTGTGATTGGATACAGCTCGTCGACTAACATTCGCAGCCGAACGTTGTCGATCGAGCCCGATGTCCATGGCTGCCAAGACCCGCCCGAAATCCGACGCGCCGGACGCGAGCGATCGCGTCAGCCGTATCAGGGAGGGCGTGACCGCGGCGATCCTCGAGCACCGCCTGCTCCCCGGCACGAAACTCGGCGAGGACGAGATCGGCGACATCTACGGCGCCAGCCGTACGCTGGTCCGTACCGCGCTCCAGCAGCTGGCGCATGAGGGCATCGTCAACATCGAGAAGAACCGCGGCGCCTTTGTCGCGCGCCCGACGCCCGCGGATGCCCGCGAGGTGTTCGAGGCGCGCCGCTTGATCGAGCCCACCATCGTCGACCATGCCTGCGAAGCGGTTTCACGAGCCTGGCTCGATCGCCTCCAGCAACATCTCAGCGAGGAGCGCGAGGCCGAGATTCGAGGCGATGCACGCGCCTCGGTGCGGCTCTCCGGCGAGTTTCATCGTCTCGTCGCCGAGATGA
This genomic stretch from Bradyrhizobium sp. CCGB12 harbors:
- a CDS encoding ABC transporter permease, whose protein sequence is MKEGRPRSFYVLAIFFAAYVLFLYGPMIAIYVLSFQGPQGGLTFPMNGVSTFWIAKLFQGTGIVDLGAAFRRSLLLGVIVMIVTVVLSVAAGMAFRRKFKAQSILFYSAIASLIVPSIITSLGISLEFRIIDDLIKAHWNENFETSMGLLTSGLGAHLTWTLPFGLLIMFAIFNRFDPRLEEAARDLGATPWQTFRHVVLPIILPSVIGIGLFGFTLSWDELARSSQAIGAVNTLPLDLQGLTTTVTNPDIYALGTVISAVSFTVITLALGTIHMLNKRQAAKGSDAGKGLV
- a CDS encoding ABC transporter ATP-binding protein, with the translated sequence MATPAALELVAVTKRYDSTLAVDNVNLRIPAGTYCCLLGPSGCGKTSTLRMIAGHEAVSAGDIILGAQNVTDLEPAKRGTAMMFQSYALFPHLTVLDNVAFALKMRGIDKPTRHKRAGELLELVAMSQYAGRLPAQLSGGQQQRVALARALITEPQILLLDEPLSALDPFLRVRMRGELKRLQRELGISFIQVTHGQEEAMALADHIVVMNHGRIEQQGSARDIFHHPRTEFVARFIGGHNVLSDAGSLIAVRADQLGIVPFADGAFGAPALLTQTEYQGSYIAVSLTLEDGTALFSHVPEATFDVHPFRPGDRVLATWDPAKAQRLQ
- a CDS encoding GntR family transcriptional regulator, whose product is MAAKTRPKSDAPDASDRVSRIREGVTAAILEHRLLPGTKLGEDEIGDIYGASRTLVRTALQQLAHEGIVNIEKNRGAFVARPTPADAREVFEARRLIEPTIVDHACEAVSRAWLDRLQQHLSEEREAEIRGDARASVRLSGEFHRLVAEMSGHSIYLGFLKELIARSSLIILLYRRHDTPACGTDHHAGIVAAIRKRDREAARAQMLSHLTEIEAELFLKDPAADELRLADVLGV
- a CDS encoding ABC transporter permease, coding for MDMSEEVLQQVTPGLIPGSGTARAAKVTRLSPSFISWLQAGPMMLVFLAFFLIPLVFVVIVSFWDYNEYQLLPAFSGRGYTDTFEGCIAQLPDLCTIGKTYLKTLKLCFMVWAITLFIGFWVAYFLAFHVKSKTWQMGLSLLCTIPFWTSNVIRMIAWIPLLGRNGLVNSGLVKTGLINHPVEWLLFSEFSVVLALVHLFTFFMVVPIFNSMVRIDKSLIEAAYDAGATGFQTLVNVIIPLAKPGIVIGSIFVITIVMGDFITIGVMGGQQIAAAGKIIETRVNALQFPAAAANAVILLAITFLIITMMSRIVDIKKEL
- a CDS encoding PotD/PotF family extracellular solute-binding protein, whose product is MTETTRTKGVSRRTLLKGTAGLAGLAAGSGAITGFPYVKSAETKVLRYLGTAVNEGDDISKQCLKDTGIKIEYITATTDDVTKRVMTQPNSFDVLDTEYFSLKKIVPSGNILALDARKIKEFDNITPVFTKGETPHGKKIGGQGTAPWKVLYLEGKDSKKFATSATEFVTLIPTVYNADTLGIRPDLIKRPISSWSELLNPEFKGKASILNIPSIGIMDAAMVVEASGKYKYADKGNMTKEEIDLTMKAMTEAKKAGQFRAFWKDFNESVNLMASGETVIQSMWSPAVTKVRSMGIACTFQPLKEGYRSWASGFCVSKGVSGPKLEWAYEFVNWFLSGYAGAYLNRQGYYSAVLSTAKAHMQPYEWAYWMEGKPAEKDIKAPDGSLLEKAGSVRDGGSYEDRMGGVACWNAVMDENDYMVRKWNEFIAA